In a genomic window of Meleagris gallopavo isolate NT-WF06-2002-E0010 breed Aviagen turkey brand Nicholas breeding stock chromosome 1, Turkey_5.1, whole genome shotgun sequence:
- the CAB39L gene encoding calcium-binding protein 39-like, with product MLLKGYESPNIALRCGIMLRECIRHEPLAKIILFSEQFRDFFKYVEMSTFDIASDAFATFKDLLTRHKLLVADFMEQNYDTIFEDYEKLLHSENYVTKRQSLKLLGELILDRHNFAIMTKYISKPENLKLMMNLLRDKSPNIQFEAFHVFKVS from the exons ctATGAATCCCCAAATATTGCCTTACGCTGTGGAATTATGCTGAGGGAGTGCATCCGGCATGAACCATTGGCCAAAATCATACTTTTTTCAGAACAGTTCAGAGACTTTTTCAAGTATGTGGAAATGTCAACATTTGATATAGCATCTGATGCCTTTGCTACGTTCAAG GACTTGTTAACAAGGCACAAGTTGTTGGTAGCAGATTTTATGGAACAAAATTATGATACG ATCTTTGAGGATTATGAAAAACTCCTTCATTCTGAGAATTACGTAACAAAGAGACAATCTCTGAAG CTGCTGGGTGAACTGATTCTAGACAGACACAACTTTGCCATCATGACAAAATATATCAGCAAACCAGAGAATCTAAAGCTGATGATGAACTTGCTCCGAGACAAAAGCCCCAACATTCAATTTGAAGCATTCCATGTGTTCAAGGTGAGCTAG